Proteins from a single region of Patescibacteria group bacterium:
- a CDS encoding PHP domain-containing protein, whose translation MKCDLHVHSHYSYDSNASIKAIIDTAIKKGIDCIAITDHNEIKGAFEAIEYAKAKPILIIPAIEIKSKDGDIIALNVKENIEKNLSAEQTIEKIKEQNGFAIIAHPFGDWHSFKKDIKDFVGKIDAVEVLNASVFFGNKKAEETVRKYNLAFSAGSDAHEPKFIGRAYLEIPGQDLSIEQILEAIKNKNCKAKGKEFSFFEKITERTKRGLIRTSKLFK comes from the coding sequence ATGAAATGTGATTTACATGTTCACAGCCACTACTCTTATGACAGCAATGCTTCAATTAAAGCTATAATTGATACTGCAATTAAAAAAGGAATAGATTGTATAGCTATTACTGATCATAATGAAATTAAAGGAGCTTTTGAAGCAATAGAATATGCTAAAGCCAAGCCAATTTTAATAATCCCTGCAATTGAAATCAAAAGCAAAGATGGAGACATAATAGCTTTAAACGTTAAAGAGAATATTGAAAAAAACTTATCAGCAGAGCAAACCATTGAAAAGATTAAAGAGCAAAATGGTTTTGCAATAATTGCTCATCCATTTGGTGATTGGCATAGTTTTAAAAAAGATATAAAGGATTTTGTTGGTAAAATTGATGCAGTTGAAGTGTTAAATGCGTCTGTTTTCTTTGGCAACAAGAAGGCCGAAGAAACAGTTCGGAAATATAATTTAGCTTTTAGTGCTGGTTCTGATGCCCACGAACCAAAATTTATTGGCAGGGCTTATTTAGAAATTCCAGGCCAGGATTTATCAATTGAGCAAATTTTGGAAGCAATAAAAAACAAAAACTGTAAAGCTAAAGGAAAAGAATTTAGTTTTTTTGAGAAGATAACAGAACGCACTAAAAGGGGATTAATAAGAACATCAAAACTATTTAAATGA
- a CDS encoding DUF362 domain-containing protein: MAFYQCSKCKNKWQYNISKCPDCFLSIERIKNGKVKVIGTSKVSIPTILHPKVPYFVLILEDEKGNRWVQKSAKEYNINDEFALVPLKNKQAVSIWKTKYDIFEAIEKTIQLLGGLEINKNSKILILPTLTAAKHPYFRENTSPDFLENLLEFLKQAGADFKNIKIAAQGFDNLPVETLIQKSQLLNVALKYKITPLDLSKEKFIKKEAGRLSFEISNQAFENDLIINAPILKLDPELKIMGATNNLLTLLSKDSYLFLKEGSHQEILKKINEIVSCFNLAEGIAVKRADKIITYLGLIFASFDSLNLDRIFAETAMIKDLPEYLKDIKIENILVAGRQTDELKYQIQTTY, translated from the coding sequence ATGGCTTTTTATCAATGCTCGAAATGTAAAAATAAATGGCAATACAATATCAGCAAATGTCCTGATTGTTTTTTAAGCATTGAAAGAATTAAAAACGGAAAAGTTAAAGTTATTGGCACAAGCAAAGTCAGCATTCCCACAATACTGCATCCCAAAGTGCCTTACTTTGTTTTGATTTTAGAAGATGAAAAAGGAAATCGTTGGGTTCAAAAATCTGCTAAAGAATATAATATTAATGATGAATTTGCTTTAGTCCCCTTGAAAAACAAACAAGCTGTTTCTATTTGGAAAACGAAATATGATATTTTTGAAGCAATAGAAAAAACCATTCAACTGCTTGGTGGATTAGAAATTAATAAAAATTCAAAAATACTAATTTTGCCAACTTTAACTGCTGCTAAACACCCTTACTTCAGGGAAAACACAAGTCCTGATTTTTTAGAAAACTTACTTGAATTTTTGAAACAAGCTGGCGCTGATTTTAAAAACATTAAAATAGCTGCTCAGGGCTTTGATAACCTACCAGTTGAAACTTTAATTCAAAAATCACAATTATTAAATGTAGCTTTAAAATATAAAATAACTCCCTTGGATTTAAGCAAAGAAAAATTCATTAAAAAAGAGGCTGGCAGACTTTCCTTTGAAATATCAAACCAAGCTTTTGAAAATGATCTTATAATTAATGCTCCTATTTTAAAATTAGATCCAGAATTAAAAATTATGGGAGCAACAAATAATCTTTTAACACTTTTAAGTAAAGATTCTTATCTCTTTTTAAAAGAAGGAAGCCATCAAGAAATACTTAAAAAAATAAATGAAATTGTAAGCTGCTTTAATCTGGCCGAAGGAATTGCTGTAAAAAGAGCTGACAAAATCATAACTTATTTGGGCTTAATTTTTGCAAGTTTTGACTCCTTGAATCTAGATAGGATATTTGCTGAAACCGCGATGATTAAAGATTTGCCAGAATATTTAAAAGATATTAAAATTGAAAATATTCTGGTGGCGGGAAGGCAAACAGATGAATTAAAATATCAAATACAAACAACCTATTAA
- a CDS encoding nitronate monooxygenase, with translation MLGKKLTKLLNIKYPIIQGAMAGISDSQLVSAVSNAGGLGIIGAGFLSAKWLEDEINKTKKLTDKPFAVNLMLQNSNIPDLIKVVIKKKVPIVSTGGGNPLPLFPHLKKAGIKIITVVAVTRLAKKMEENGADVIVAEGMESGGHIGKKTTLTLVPQVKKALKNTPLVAAGGIYDGKTTAAMFVLGADGVQMGTRFLAAKECDINEDYKTAILNATDEDIITVAEFTGHPVRLIKNELAERVKKLEEKNPFPEEVRAGAYSSSKLLNADINQAPLLCGLCAGDISEIKTCKEIIEHAIGTAQKILKEEA, from the coding sequence ATGCTTGGTAAAAAATTAACAAAACTTTTGAATATTAAATATCCTATTATCCAGGGAGCAATGGCTGGAATTTCAGATTCACAGCTTGTTTCGGCAGTTTCTAATGCCGGAGGACTGGGAATAATTGGTGCTGGATTTTTATCTGCTAAGTGGTTAGAAGATGAAATAAATAAAACTAAAAAATTAACTGATAAACCATTTGCAGTGAATTTAATGCTTCAAAATTCTAACATTCCTGATTTAATTAAAGTAGTAATTAAAAAAAAGGTTCCTATTGTTTCAACTGGAGGAGGCAATCCCCTTCCTTTGTTTCCTCATTTAAAAAAAGCTGGTATTAAAATCATTACTGTTGTTGCTGTTACAAGATTGGCTAAAAAAATGGAGGAAAATGGCGCTGATGTTATTGTGGCTGAGGGAATGGAATCAGGAGGTCATATCGGAAAAAAAACAACATTAACCTTGGTGCCTCAAGTGAAAAAAGCGCTTAAAAATACTCCCCTAGTTGCAGCTGGTGGTATTTATGATGGAAAAACAACAGCAGCAATGTTTGTTTTAGGTGCTGATGGGGTTCAAATGGGCACTAGGTTTTTAGCAGCGAAAGAATGCGATATTAACGAAGATTATAAAACAGCGATCTTAAATGCTACTGATGAGGATATAATTACAGTGGCAGAATTTACCGGTCATCCAGTAAGATTAATAAAAAATGAATTAGCTGAAAGAGTAAAAAAACTAGAAGAGAAAAACCCTTTTCCTGAAGAAGTTAGAGCTGGTGCATATTCATCTTCAAAATTATTAAATGCCGATATTAATCAAGCTCCGCTTCTTTGCGGCCTTTGTGCTGGAGATATTTCAGAAATTAAAACGTGTAAAGAGATTATTGAACATGCTATTGGAACTGCACAAAAAATCCTCAAAGAAGAAGCATAA
- a CDS encoding DUF359 domain-containing protein, with the protein MNLEKITKTYYLPKKLRPVLKRVWGIPVLGENHTVFKKCQKIIKQKGFKKIITVGDYCSLSLPSDVKIFDNKIQRKVVENNLPYSLKLVNPAGTINKQAWKIIDQAIRQEKNIFVKGEEDLLVIPAVLLSSKGIAIIYGLPKKGVCLIESSSKIKKELKELLKKFDTK; encoded by the coding sequence ATGAATTTAGAAAAAATTACAAAAACTTATTATTTGCCAAAAAAATTGAGACCAGTTTTAAAGAGGGTTTGGGGCATTCCTGTTTTGGGAGAGAATCATACGGTTTTTAAAAAGTGTCAAAAGATTATCAAACAAAAAGGATTTAAAAAAATAATTACAGTGGGCGATTATTGTTCATTATCTTTACCTTCTGATGTTAAGATTTTTGACAACAAGATACAAAGAAAGGTTGTTGAAAATAATTTGCCCTATTCTTTAAAACTTGTTAATCCTGCTGGAACAATTAATAAACAGGCTTGGAAAATAATTGATCAGGCAATCAGGCAGGAAAAAAATATCTTTGTTAAAGGTGAAGAAGATTTATTAGTTATTCCTGCGGTTTTACTTTCTTCAAAAGGAATTGCTATTATTTATGGTCTTCCAAAAAAAGGAGTCTGCCTTATTGAATCTTCAAGTAAAATTAAAAAAGAATTAAAAGAGCTTTTAAAAAAGTTTGACACTAAGTAG
- a CDS encoding CDP-alcohol phosphatidyltransferase family protein: protein MLGEIRNKFKFLEDFLGNVFSKIGLTPNQFTLTSLLFALLSFYFLIKFNFLFAFIFFISAGILDLIDGAVARKRGEVSKKGAYLDTIIDRYVEIIILLGFLLLPLQKIAFPSYVWIFLSLAGSIMTTYSKAAAKEKELIYEEMKAGFFGRTERMVLISFAIFLGIFNLALVIYPIVILAIFSNLSAVQRVYLTFKSAQN, encoded by the coding sequence ATGCTAGGTGAAATAAGGAACAAGTTTAAATTTCTTGAAGATTTTCTTGGCAATGTATTTTCCAAAATTGGTTTAACTCCAAATCAATTTACTTTAACATCTTTATTGTTTGCCCTTTTGTCTTTTTATTTTTTAATCAAGTTTAATTTTCTTTTTGCCTTTATTTTTTTCATAAGTGCTGGAATTTTAGATTTAATTGATGGCGCTGTAGCAAGAAAAAGAGGAGAAGTATCAAAAAAAGGCGCATATTTAGATACTATTATTGATAGATATGTGGAAATTATTATTTTACTAGGATTTTTATTATTACCTCTTCAAAAAATTGCTTTTCCTTCATACGTCTGGATTTTTTTAAGCTTGGCAGGAAGTATTATGACGACATATTCAAAAGCAGCTGCCAAAGAAAAAGAATTAATTTATGAAGAAATGAAGGCGGGTTTTTTTGGCAGAACAGAAAGAATGGTTTTAATAAGCTTCGCAATCTTTTTAGGCATTTTTAATTTAGCCTTAGTAATTTATCCAATAGTGATTTTAGCAATTTTTTCAAATCTTTCTGCTGTTCAGAGAGTGTATTTGACTTTTAAGTCAGCTCAAAATTAA
- a CDS encoding pilin, which yields MNKKILIILLFLFLFLIIPIQSQAGLVPCGSCEEFDPDDKTICLNEQDDCTFCDIFVLVNNILILVLTRLVPIIATVMLVWGGFMFFSSVESPGKVEDAKNIIKAVIIGMVIIFVAWVFLNSFLSTIGVAKWAGLEEGWWEIQCD from the coding sequence ATGAACAAAAAAATCTTAATAATCTTGTTATTTTTATTCTTATTTTTAATAATCCCTATCCAAAGTCAGGCAGGATTAGTTCCTTGTGGTAGTTGCGAAGAATTTGATCCTGATGACAAAACGATATGTTTAAACGAACAAGATGATTGCACTTTTTGTGATATTTTTGTTCTTGTCAATAATATTCTTATACTTGTCTTAACCCGTTTGGTTCCTATTATAGCAACTGTAATGTTAGTTTGGGGTGGGTTCATGTTTTTTTCATCTGTTGAATCACCAGGCAAGGTAGAAGATGCTAAGAATATTATTAAAGCAGTAATTATAGGAATGGTTATTATTTTTGTCGCCTGGGTATTCTTGAATAGTTTCTTATCTACTATTGGCGTTGCGAAATGGGCTGGATTAGAAGAAGGTTGGTGGGAGATTCAATGCGACTAA
- a CDS encoding cation diffusion facilitator family transporter, protein MHSHTHREQNIKTAIFLNVLFTIIEIIGGLWTNSLAILSDALHDLGDSVALGASWFAERKSRRPPDKKRTFGYQRFSLFSALFTATVLVSGSLFIISKTIPRLFNPQPVNAPGMIGLAIIGILFNGAGFLKLKGGMSMNEKVLSWHLLEDVFGWVVILVGSIAIQLWGNYLIDPIMTLGFTAFTLWGVTKNLKETFNIFLQGVPQNIDIEAIKKELTAIKEVEGIHDVHIWSLEGETNIFTGHIVVKDQLLKDSCQIRKKIKELLKKHHINHSTLEIETQESCSGIECEQTL, encoded by the coding sequence ATGCATTCTCATACTCATCGTGAACAAAACATTAAAACCGCTATATTTCTAAATGTTCTGTTTACCATTATTGAAATTATAGGGGGCTTATGGACAAATAGTTTAGCTATTTTATCTGATGCTCTGCATGACTTGGGTGACAGCGTAGCCCTTGGTGCTTCATGGTTTGCAGAACGTAAATCCAGACGCCCTCCAGACAAGAAACGGACCTTTGGGTATCAAAGATTTTCCCTGTTTTCTGCTTTATTTACAGCAACAGTATTAGTCAGTGGATCTCTTTTTATTATTTCTAAGACAATACCCAGGCTCTTTAATCCTCAGCCCGTTAATGCGCCTGGAATGATTGGGCTTGCAATAATCGGCATTCTGTTTAATGGCGCTGGATTTTTAAAGTTAAAAGGCGGAATGAGCATGAATGAAAAAGTTCTCTCATGGCATCTGTTAGAAGATGTATTTGGCTGGGTTGTTATTTTAGTCGGCAGTATTGCTATTCAATTATGGGGCAATTATCTTATTGATCCAATTATGACATTGGGATTTACTGCTTTCACTCTTTGGGGTGTGACAAAAAACCTTAAAGAAACATTTAATATATTTTTACAAGGAGTACCTCAAAATATTGATATTGAAGCAATTAAAAAAGAGCTTACTGCTATAAAAGAAGTTGAAGGAATTCATGATGTACATATTTGGTCCCTGGAAGGTGAAACTAATATTTTCACAGGACATATTGTTGTTAAAGATCAACTTCTGAAAGATTCTTGTCAAATCAGGAAGAAAATTAAAGAATTATTAAAAAAACACCATATTAATCATTCAACTCTTGAAATTGAAACTCAGGAATCCTGTTCGGGAATTGAATGCGAACAGACCTTATAA
- a CDS encoding HD domain-containing protein, with protein MDIPKQVKFVIEKLEKNGFEAHIVGGCVRDFLRDVKPKDWDIATNAKPEQIQDIFPDSFYKNKFFTVTVKAKSKEPELKEIEITTYRLEAKYTDKRHPDEIKFAKTIEQDLARRDFTVNAIALRIKSSKNEIIDPFNGKKDLKNKIIKAVGEPEQRFSEDALRMMRAVRFSTTLGQGWKIEKNTAKAIENNSSWLQAISKERIKDELMKIIMSEQATDGIELLRELKLLKYIIPEIEEGYKVAQNKHHTFDCYEHYIRSLDYAAKQNFNRHVRLASLLHDIGKPRVKEGKGKDATFYNHEIVGAKMTLQILNRLKFSKKDIEKIAKLVRYHLFYYTPEEVGESSVRRLVRQVGPENMEELLQVRMADRIGSGVPKAEPYKLRHLKYIVEKVAQDPISVKMLKITGNDVIKLLKIKPGPKIGQILDILLGYVLENPKKNKKEFLKEQVEKLKRLNEKELKKLAEKSREERQIIETKRDKMTKKKYWVT; from the coding sequence ATGGATATTCCGAAACAAGTAAAATTTGTTATTGAAAAACTTGAAAAAAATGGGTTTGAAGCGCATATTGTTGGGGGTTGTGTCAGAGATTTTTTAAGAGATGTTAAACCAAAAGACTGGGACATTGCAACTAATGCCAAGCCCGAACAAATACAGGATATTTTCCCTGACAGTTTTTATAAAAACAAGTTTTTTACTGTAACTGTTAAAGCTAAGAGCAAAGAACCAGAATTAAAAGAAATTGAAATTACTACCTATCGCTTGGAAGCAAAATACACTGATAAACGCCATCCAGATGAAATCAAATTTGCCAAAACTATTGAACAAGATTTAGCACGAAGAGATTTTACTGTTAATGCAATTGCTCTAAGAATTAAAAGTTCAAAAAATGAAATCATAGACCCGTTTAATGGAAAAAAAGATTTAAAAAACAAAATCATTAAAGCTGTTGGAGAACCGGAGCAAAGATTTTCAGAAGACGCTTTAAGAATGATGAGAGCAGTCAGATTTTCTACTACATTAGGTCAAGGCTGGAAAATTGAAAAAAATACTGCCAAAGCAATTGAAAATAATTCTTCATGGCTTCAGGCAATCTCAAAAGAAAGGATCAAAGATGAACTAATGAAAATCATAATGTCAGAACAAGCTACCGATGGCATTGAACTTTTAAGAGAGTTAAAGCTTTTGAAATACATTATTCCAGAGATAGAAGAGGGTTATAAGGTAGCTCAAAACAAGCACCACACCTTTGATTGTTATGAGCATTATATTCGTTCATTAGATTATGCAGCCAAACAAAACTTTAACAGGCATGTTAGATTGGCTTCTTTGCTTCATGACATTGGCAAACCAAGAGTAAAAGAGGGGAAAGGAAAAGATGCTACTTTTTATAATCATGAAATAGTTGGAGCCAAAATGACGCTTCAAATTTTGAATCGTTTAAAGTTTTCGAAAAAAGACATAGAAAAAATTGCTAAGCTTGTAAGATACCATCTTTTTTACTACACTCCTGAAGAAGTTGGTGAAAGCTCAGTAAGAAGACTGGTAAGACAAGTAGGGCCAGAAAATATGGAAGAATTATTACAAGTAAGAATGGCGGACAGAATTGGTTCTGGTGTTCCAAAAGCCGAACCCTATAAGTTGCGCCATTTAAAGTATATAGTTGAAAAAGTTGCTCAAGATCCTATCTCGGTTAAAATGTTAAAAATTACTGGAAATGATGTAATAAAGCTTTTAAAAATCAAACCAGGTCCAAAGATAGGGCAAATCTTGGATATTTTGCTTGGTTATGTTCTAGAAAATCCTAAAAAAAACAAAAAAGAATTCTTAAAAGAACAAGTTGAAAAATTAAAAAGATTAAATGAAAAAGAATTAAAAAAGCTGGCTGAAAAATCAAGAGAAGAAAGACAAATCATTGAAACGAAAAGAGATAAAATGACGAAAAAGAAATACTGGGTGACATAA
- a CDS encoding CDP-archaeol synthase, translating to MYKLILSSLYFFLPAYFTNMAPPLAKRFGIFDFLDKPIDFDKTFNNKRILGAHKTWRGAVAGISIGILMSCVQAWLYQYPFTKQISLINYQNINVLFFGFLMSFGTVLGDLFFAFIKRRLNLKPGTKFIPFDQINYVIGVYVIFSLTDAFKIDNLVWIVILISTFFLHIIVNRLGYLLGLHKAKW from the coding sequence ATGTATAAACTTATTTTATCATCTCTTTACTTTTTTTTACCTGCATATTTTACAAATATGGCTCCGCCTTTGGCAAAAAGATTTGGAATTTTTGATTTTTTAGATAAACCAATTGATTTTGATAAAACCTTTAACAATAAACGCATATTAGGGGCTCACAAAACATGGCGAGGGGCAGTGGCAGGAATAAGTATTGGCATTTTAATGTCCTGCGTTCAAGCCTGGCTCTATCAGTACCCTTTTACGAAACAAATTTCTTTAATTAATTATCAAAACATAAATGTCTTGTTTTTTGGTTTTTTAATGTCTTTTGGCACTGTTTTAGGTGATTTGTTCTTTGCATTTATTAAAAGAAGATTAAATTTGAAGCCAGGAACAAAATTCATTCCTTTTGATCAAATAAATTATGTCATAGGAGTATATGTTATTTTTTCCTTGACTGACGCTTTTAAAATTGATAACTTGGTCTGGATAGTAATTTTAATTTCTACCTTTTTTCTTCATATCATAGTTAATAGGCTTGGCTATTTGTTAGGACTCCACAAGGCAAAATGGTAG
- the fabG gene encoding 3-oxoacyl-[acyl-carrier-protein] reductase encodes MMKGKTALITGSSQGIGKTIAMKLASLGVDIALNDIPQQEEVLKKTKQELEAKGIKVQYFLADVSDLEQAQKMAQDIKKEFGKLDILVNNAGITKDRTLLKMNKDEWERVINVNLTGVFNVTNSCLPLIIEAKGRIINISSVVGQRGNFGQTNYSAAKAGIIGFTKSLSKEVGKYGVLVNAVAPGFIETKLTNNIPFQLKLMIKKLTSLGRFGKPEEVADLVAFLSSDKAGFITGAVINIDGGLSI; translated from the coding sequence ATTATGAAAGGGAAAACAGCTTTAATAACAGGTTCTTCTCAAGGAATAGGAAAAACTATTGCCATGAAGCTTGCTTCATTAGGTGTTGATATTGCATTAAATGATATTCCCCAGCAAGAAGAAGTTCTAAAAAAAACAAAACAAGAGCTTGAAGCTAAGGGAATAAAAGTTCAATATTTTTTAGCTGATGTTTCAGATCTAGAACAAGCCCAGAAAATGGCTCAAGACATTAAAAAAGAATTTGGCAAGCTTGATATTTTAGTAAATAATGCGGGCATAACAAAAGACAGAACACTGCTGAAAATGAACAAAGATGAATGGGAAAGAGTGATTAATGTTAACTTAACAGGAGTTTTTAATGTCACAAATTCTTGTCTTCCTTTAATTATTGAAGCAAAAGGTAGAATAATTAATATTTCTTCGGTAGTAGGACAGCGCGGAAACTTTGGCCAAACAAATTATTCCGCAGCTAAGGCAGGCATAATTGGCTTTACAAAGTCTTTAAGTAAAGAGGTTGGAAAGTACGGGGTTCTAGTCAATGCTGTTGCGCCTGGATTTATTGAAACAAAATTAACAAATAACATACCATTTCAATTAAAATTAATGATTAAAAAGCTAACGTCTTTGGGAAGATTTGGAAAGCCCGAGGAAGTGGCAGATTTGGTTGCATTTTTATCCTCTGACAAGGCTGGCTTTATAACCGGAGCTGTCATAAACATTGATGGAGGATTATCAATTTAA
- a CDS encoding nitronate monooxygenase family protein — MPPLKIGNISAKIPIIQGGMAVRVSLHNLAGNVAKQGAIGIIAVSGMTDMNEVKSEIRKARKIAGPKGIIGINIMGVIHRFIELVKTSMEEGIDLVIQGAGFREDIFEMGREYNVPIVSMASSVKVAKKGEKMGASAIVIEGKDAGGHLGFPKGHEFKKTIDIVKETVKEVKVPIIAAGGVFDGKDIVEMLRAGAKGVQIATRFVTTKECDVHQNFKDVHLKAKKEDVVIIKSPVGLPGRAIKNSFVKKVLEGKAPKVDLSKCKACMGNICDKSYCILEALENARLGNTEEGLVFAGSNVWRINKMTTVKKLIQELTTEANAILKKQPLII, encoded by the coding sequence TTGCCACCTTTAAAAATTGGCAATATTTCTGCTAAAATCCCTATTATCCAAGGAGGTATGGCAGTTAGAGTGTCTTTGCATAATTTGGCTGGAAATGTAGCGAAACAAGGAGCAATAGGCATTATTGCTGTTTCGGGAATGACGGATATGAATGAAGTTAAATCAGAAATTAGAAAAGCTAGAAAAATTGCTGGACCCAAAGGAATAATTGGAATAAACATTATGGGAGTAATACACCGCTTCATTGAATTAGTAAAAACATCTATGGAAGAAGGAATTGATTTAGTAATTCAAGGAGCAGGATTCAGAGAAGATATTTTTGAAATGGGAAGAGAATATAATGTTCCAATAGTTTCAATGGCTTCATCTGTTAAAGTTGCTAAAAAAGGTGAAAAAATGGGAGCATCAGCAATAGTTATTGAAGGAAAAGATGCAGGAGGACATCTTGGATTTCCAAAAGGCCATGAATTTAAAAAGACAATTGATATCGTTAAGGAAACAGTAAAAGAAGTAAAAGTACCAATAATTGCTGCTGGCGGTGTATTTGATGGAAAAGATATTGTGGAAATGTTAAGAGCAGGTGCCAAAGGAGTTCAGATAGCAACAAGATTTGTTACAACAAAAGAATGCGATGTTCATCAAAACTTTAAAGATGTCCACTTAAAAGCTAAAAAAGAAGATGTTGTAATAATTAAATCTCCTGTTGGATTACCTGGCAGAGCAATTAAAAATTCTTTTGTTAAAAAAGTTCTAGAAGGCAAGGCGCCAAAAGTAGACCTCTCAAAATGTAAAGCATGTATGGGAAATATCTGCGATAAAAGCTATTGTATTTTAGAAGCCTTGGAAAATGCCAGACTGGGTAATACAGAAGAAGGTTTGGTATTTGCTGGTTCAAATGTTTGGAGAATTAATAAAATGACAACTGTAAAAAAGTTAATTCAAGAATTAACAACAGAAGCAAACGCTATTTTAAAAAAACAACCTTTAATTATTTAA
- a CDS encoding thiolase family protein, with product MYIKGVGMTKFDYCQKPWWKQAYEATMEALEDSKMKISQIDGIVFTGMSSAAGGEHQTHKVSLLSDLFKTNVPIIETPSVCSGGGVSVWTASRLGLKNVLALSGDKIVYNISEITTDNIMSAAERIIEQSEGMLFPVQNALVWQQYMNKYDANMDDLNLIAFKNHENAVLNPKAYFYNRPVSLEKIKNSPVVASPLRLFDCSLSINGGGAVIISSEKTDIEIIGSGFATDYLLTFGRDEITHFKATRLAAKQAFEEAKLKPSDINVAEIHDAFTSVELFSYEDLGFAEIGKGKELIKSGKVNLDGEMPINPSGGLKAKGHPISVTGLAQIYEIVNQLRGKCGKRQVKPAPKIGLCHNIGGTGGSVTVHILKKTT from the coding sequence ATGTATATAAAAGGAGTGGGAATGACAAAATTTGACTATTGTCAAAAACCCTGGTGGAAACAGGCTTATGAGGCAACTATGGAAGCGCTTGAAGATTCTAAAATGAAAATCTCTCAAATTGATGGGATTGTTTTTACCGGAATGTCCAGTGCTGCTGGAGGAGAACACCAAACCCATAAAGTATCTTTGCTTTCTGATTTATTTAAAACTAATGTGCCGATTATTGAAACACCTTCAGTTTGTTCTGGAGGAGGAGTTTCTGTTTGGACAGCAAGCAGATTGGGGTTAAAAAATGTCTTGGCTTTAAGTGGCGATAAAATAGTTTACAATATCAGTGAAATAACAACTGATAATATAATGTCAGCAGCTGAAAGAATAATCGAACAATCAGAGGGCATGCTTTTTCCTGTTCAAAATGCCTTGGTTTGGCAGCAATATATGAACAAATATGATGCTAATATGGATGATCTGAATTTAATTGCTTTTAAAAATCACGAGAACGCAGTTCTCAATCCAAAAGCATATTTTTATAACCGGCCTGTTAGTTTAGAGAAAATAAAAAACTCGCCAGTAGTTGCTTCGCCGCTGAGACTTTTTGACTGTTCGTTATCAATTAATGGAGGAGGTGCTGTAATTATTTCTTCTGAAAAAACTGACATTGAAATAATTGGTTCTGGTTTTGCCACTGATTACTTGCTAACCTTTGGAAGAGATGAGATAACTCACTTTAAAGCAACACGACTTGCAGCTAAACAGGCATTTGAAGAGGCAAAATTGAAACCATCTGATATTAATGTAGCTGAAATTCATGATGCATTTACTTCTGTAGAATTATTTTCTTACGAAGATTTGGGTTTTGCAGAAATTGGAAAAGGAAAAGAATTAATAAAATCAGGCAAAGTGAATTTAGACGGTGAAATGCCAATTAATCCATCAGGAGGATTAAAAGCAAAAGGCCATCCCATATCAGTTACAGGGCTGGCCCAAATATATGAAATTGTTAATCAGTTAAGGGGTAAATGTGGCAAAAGGCAAGTAAAACCTGCTCCTAAAATCGGCTTATGCCATAACATAGGCGGAACAGGAGGAAGCGTAACAGTTCATATTTTGAAAAAGACTACTTAG